The following coding sequences are from one Capsicum annuum cultivar UCD-10X-F1 chromosome 3, UCD10Xv1.1, whole genome shotgun sequence window:
- the LOC124896570 gene encoding uncharacterized protein LOC124896570, translating into MYEKIITVVNENKGEFFFLYGFGGTGKTFIWNTLSTAIRSKGEIVLTVASSGIASLLLPGGRTAHSRFVIPLNVTEDSTCNIKQALDKSLRDILSFKDSSNSQRPFGGKTVVFGGDFRQILHVNATLNSSYLWSHCQLLQLTKNMRLQGTEIDTDLDELRDFANWILDIGDGRIGSSVDGIEKVSIPKDLLINESIDPISVIVESTYPDFISCYNDIGYLQKRVILAPTLDMVESINQYMISLNQNPEKSYLSSDKICDSDQTYSALEHVHTPEFLNIIKCSSVPNHAITLKVGVPVMLLRNIELCNGTRLIVTRLGNQVIEAKVLSGRMVGQKVFSK; encoded by the exons ATGTATGAAAAGATAATAACAGTTGTGAATGAAAACAAGggtgaatttttctttttatatggtTTTGGAGGAACAGGTAAAACTTTTATTTGGAATACTTTGTCTACTGCCATAAGATCTAAAGGAGAGATTGTGTTAACAGTTGCTTCTAGCGGAATTGCATCTCTTTTGCTACCAGGTGGTAGAACAGCTCACTCAAGATTTGTAATTCCACTAAATGTAACCGAAGATTCGACATGTAATATCAAGCAAG CTCTTGATAAAAGTCTAAGAGATATTCTTAGCTTTAAAGATTCATCTAATTCACAAAGACCTTTTGGAGGTAAAACAGTTGTTTTTGGTGGTGACTTCAGACAAATATTACATGTTAATGCAACTCTCAATTCTTCATATTTATGGTCTCATTGTCAACTGTTGCAACTAACAAAGAATATGAGATTACAAGGTACTGAAATAGATACAGATCTGGATGAGTTGAGAGATTTTGCTAATTGgattttggatattggtgatggtAGGATTGGAAGTTCAGTTGATGGCATTGAAAAAGTTTCTATACCAAAGGATCTTCTGATAAATGAGTCCATCGATCCAATATCTGTTATTGTCGAAAGTACGTATCCAGATTTTATTAGTTGCTATAATGATATAGGATACCTACAAAAAAGAGTCATTCTTGCTCCAACTCTTGATATGGTggaatcaatcaatcaatatatgaTTTCTCTCAATCAAAATCCTGAGAAATCATATTTGAGTTCTGATAAAATTTGTGACTCTGACCAAACCTATTCAGCATTGGAACATGTACATACACcagaatttttaaatattattaaatgttCTTCTGTACCAAATCATGCTATCACTTTAAAGGTTGGAGTTCCGGTGATGTTATTAAGaaatattgaattgtgtaatggAACAAGGTTAATTGTAACTAGACTTGGAAATCAGGTAATTGAAGCTAAAGTTTTATCCGGACGGATGGTTGGACAGAAAGTGTTTAGTAAATGA